A single window of Brevundimonas vitisensis DNA harbors:
- a CDS encoding glycosyltransferase family 4 protein produces the protein MTQRVLFDATRLLHRGGRRAPTGVDRVCLAYAEWLVSLSGITLTPVRIVRDQLGALDPRWFAQTVAQLRARWSGSADEAPAEAEIRLVQALGATQRGRSLIGLDPAAPDHGRQVLQGLLRGRPLPRLRRGDLYVNVGHTGLNSARVLSELTAAGVAPLILIHDLIPITHPEFCRPGEATRHRTRMRVALRHADRIVVNSAHTGEQLSAFAAREDIATPPVLAAPLGLESRFLTPGWTPAEPPYFVHVGTLEARKNLAFLLTLWRRLEERMGPATPRLVLIGRQGWENEAVMDHLERSPNLQGLVHQAADLPDAALARLMRGARAVLAPSSEEGFDLPAVEAMAMGVPLIASDIPVHRELVAGAQLIDPLDGLGWMAAIAQATATPVATLAPGPSFKAPTWPAHFEQVAAFANLPLAGKQDVLRSVRP, from the coding sequence ATGACGCAGCGGGTCCTGTTCGACGCGACGCGGCTGCTCCATCGGGGCGGGCGGCGCGCGCCGACGGGGGTGGACCGGGTCTGCCTGGCCTATGCCGAATGGCTGGTCTCGCTTTCGGGCATCACCCTGACCCCGGTCCGGATCGTGCGGGACCAACTGGGGGCGCTGGACCCGCGCTGGTTCGCCCAGACGGTGGCCCAGCTTCGGGCGCGCTGGTCGGGCTCTGCGGACGAAGCCCCGGCCGAGGCCGAAATCCGGCTGGTCCAGGCCCTTGGTGCTACCCAGCGGGGACGCAGCCTGATCGGCCTCGATCCCGCCGCTCCCGATCATGGGCGACAGGTGCTGCAGGGCCTGCTGCGAGGTCGTCCCCTGCCCCGACTGCGACGCGGGGATCTGTATGTGAACGTTGGCCACACCGGCCTGAACAGCGCCCGCGTCCTCAGCGAACTGACGGCGGCGGGGGTCGCCCCTCTGATCCTGATCCACGACCTGATCCCGATCACTCACCCCGAGTTCTGCCGTCCGGGCGAGGCCACCCGCCATCGCACGCGGATGCGGGTTGCCCTGCGCCACGCCGACCGGATCGTAGTCAACTCGGCCCATACCGGCGAGCAGCTGTCGGCCTTTGCCGCGCGCGAGGACATCGCCACGCCGCCGGTTCTGGCCGCGCCCCTGGGTCTGGAGTCCCGGTTCCTGACGCCGGGCTGGACTCCCGCCGAACCGCCCTATTTCGTCCATGTCGGGACGCTGGAAGCCCGCAAGAATCTGGCCTTCCTTCTGACCCTTTGGCGACGGCTGGAAGAGCGCATGGGTCCGGCCACGCCGCGTCTGGTTTTGATCGGCCGGCAGGGCTGGGAGAATGAGGCGGTCATGGACCATCTGGAGCGCTCGCCCAATCTGCAAGGGCTGGTGCATCAGGCGGCCGACCTGCCCGATGCGGCCCTGGCCCGGCTGATGCGCGGCGCAAGGGCCGTCCTGGCCCCGTCGTCGGAGGAGGGCTTCGACCTTCCAGCGGTCGAGGCCATGGCCATGGGCGTGCCCCTGATCGCTTCGGACATCCCCGTCCATCGCGAGCTGGTGGCGGGCGCGCAGCTGATTGATCCACTGGACGGTCTGGGTTGGATGGCCGCCATTGCCCAGGCCACCGCAACCCCGGTCGCAACCCTGGCCCCTGGCCCGTCGTTCAAGGCGCCAACCTGGCCGGCCCATTTCGAACAGGTAGCGGCCTTCGCAAACCTGCCCCTTGCCGGTAAGCAGGATGTTCTGCGGAGTGTGCGTCCATGA
- a CDS encoding polysaccharide biosynthesis/export family protein — MTRAVLSLLIVAALAGCQTLPRDGPSGRSVASADQSGYVLVDLDAAVAERIRLVSAPAGTSLAGADSDAPVDVIGIGDTLTVAIFEPSGTLFGPRGNGASVQSGNQTLPPVTVDRSGGIAVPFAGSVRVVGLTAPQAAEAVRRSLVGKVAAPQVVVSIASNPSNGVTVLGEVRNPGRTSLNVNGNRVLDVIAAAGGASRPSEDVTVVVRRGGDSWSAPLSALNSEFGQNIRLAPGDQVNLVHRPRRYAAFGALGSVSETDMGAGELTLAGALGRAGGLDPQSANARAVMVFRFERPEVAQALGLTQAPTPRGVPVVYRLDLAEPDGFFAAGRFLIQPDDVLYVPRSDSAEARKFFEFVQSITRVVYDVSVTSTLSND, encoded by the coding sequence ATGACCCGAGCGGTCCTGTCCCTGCTGATCGTCGCCGCCCTGGCCGGCTGCCAGACCCTGCCCCGCGACGGACCGTCCGGCCGTTCCGTGGCCAGCGCGGATCAGTCCGGCTATGTCCTGGTCGATCTGGATGCCGCCGTGGCCGAGCGGATCCGCCTGGTCTCCGCCCCGGCCGGGACCAGCCTGGCCGGTGCCGACAGCGACGCCCCGGTCGACGTCATCGGCATCGGCGACACCTTGACCGTGGCCATCTTCGAGCCCAGCGGCACCCTGTTCGGACCGCGCGGCAATGGTGCCTCGGTTCAGTCCGGCAACCAGACCCTGCCGCCGGTGACGGTGGACCGATCGGGCGGCATCGCTGTGCCGTTTGCTGGCTCGGTCCGTGTCGTCGGCCTGACCGCGCCCCAGGCCGCCGAGGCCGTGCGTCGGTCCCTGGTGGGCAAGGTCGCCGCGCCCCAGGTGGTGGTGTCCATCGCCTCCAATCCGTCCAACGGCGTCACCGTCCTGGGCGAAGTTCGCAATCCGGGCCGGACGTCGCTGAACGTCAACGGCAACCGCGTGCTGGACGTGATCGCAGCGGCAGGCGGGGCCTCGCGCCCCTCCGAGGACGTTACGGTCGTGGTGCGCCGCGGCGGCGACAGCTGGTCAGCCCCCCTGTCCGCCCTGAACAGCGAGTTCGGACAGAACATCCGCCTGGCCCCTGGCGATCAGGTCAATCTTGTTCATCGTCCCCGGCGCTATGCCGCCTTCGGGGCGTTGGGCTCGGTGTCCGAGACCGACATGGGCGCGGGCGAGCTGACCCTGGCCGGGGCGCTTGGCCGGGCCGGCGGTCTGGATCCCCAGTCCGCCAATGCCCGTGCCGTCATGGTCTTCCGCTTCGAGCGGCCCGAGGTGGCCCAGGCCCTGGGCCTGACCCAGGCTCCGACGCCCCGCGGCGTGCCGGTGGTCTATCGCCTGGACCTGGCCGAGCCGGACGGCTTCTTCGCTGCCGGGAGGTTCCTGATCCAGCCCGACGACGTCCTGTATGTGCCTCGCTCCGATTCCGCCGAGGCCCGAAAATTCTTCGAGTTCGTCCAGAGCATCACCCGCGTCGTCTATGACGTCTCGGTCACCAGCACCCTGTCCAACGATTGA
- a CDS encoding glycosyltransferase family 4 protein yields the protein MTGSSKTTVCIDGMNLALKKGSGIATYGRNLLSNLNAMGMETQVLYGPAATFNRRELLNEIALTDAYSPNVRPWRRAWEHHTGRFGRPARAVAPTDEIIWPARGGGRPPVSAFWSSPRIYGLAGGAFGQSKVFTPVGFRGHPTVSRPDVMHWTTAMPLRARGMANVYTIHDMIPLRLPHTTLDNKRMFLRLCRKIAKKADHIAVVSEATRQDVIRLLGVPEHRVTNTYQSVGIPPRLLAKDDTEVAATIENVFKVPWKGYFLYFGAIEPKKNLARIVEAYLASGVSQPLIVVGGRAWLDEEETALMHQARRDKAVRKKKLLLWDFLPFSLLVDLIRGARGTVFPSLYEGFGLPVLESMSLGTPVITSTAASLPEVAGDAALMVDPYDVTGLTRHFRALAADDDLAADLSARGRIQAAKFTPEAYQARLADLYGRVGVR from the coding sequence ATGGAGACCCAGGTCCTTTACGGTCCCGCCGCCACCTTCAACCGGCGTGAGCTGCTGAACGAGATCGCTCTCACCGACGCCTATTCGCCCAATGTCCGGCCTTGGCGCCGGGCGTGGGAGCATCACACCGGTCGGTTCGGCCGACCGGCCCGGGCCGTGGCCCCCACCGACGAGATCATCTGGCCGGCACGCGGCGGCGGACGCCCGCCGGTCAGCGCCTTCTGGAGTTCGCCGCGCATTTATGGCCTGGCGGGCGGAGCCTTCGGCCAGTCCAAGGTCTTCACCCCGGTCGGTTTCCGGGGTCACCCGACCGTGTCGAGACCGGACGTCATGCACTGGACCACCGCCATGCCCCTGCGGGCACGGGGCATGGCCAATGTCTATACGATCCACGACATGATCCCGCTGCGCCTGCCGCACACCACCTTGGACAACAAGCGCATGTTCCTGCGCCTGTGCCGCAAGATCGCGAAGAAGGCCGACCACATCGCCGTGGTGTCCGAGGCGACGCGCCAGGACGTGATCCGCCTGCTGGGCGTGCCCGAGCACCGGGTGACCAATACCTATCAGTCGGTCGGCATCCCCCCGCGCCTTCTGGCCAAGGACGATACCGAGGTCGCCGCCACGATCGAGAATGTCTTCAAGGTGCCGTGGAAGGGCTACTTCCTCTATTTCGGCGCGATCGAACCCAAGAAGAACCTGGCCCGGATCGTCGAGGCCTATCTGGCCTCGGGCGTCAGCCAGCCTCTGATCGTTGTGGGCGGCCGGGCCTGGCTGGACGAGGAAGAGACGGCCCTGATGCATCAGGCGCGGCGCGACAAGGCGGTCCGCAAGAAGAAGCTGCTGCTGTGGGACTTTCTGCCCTTCTCCCTGCTGGTGGATCTGATCCGCGGCGCGCGCGGCACCGTGTTTCCGTCGCTGTACGAAGGGTTCGGCCTGCCGGTGCTGGAGTCCATGAGCCTGGGCACCCCGGTCATCACCTCGACGGCCGCCTCCCTGCCCGAGGTGGCGGGCGACGCAGCCCTGATGGTCGATCCCTATGACGTCACCGGCCTGACCCGCCATTTCCGCGCCCTGGCCGCCGACGACGATCTGGCGGCCGATCTCTCGGCACGCGGCCGCATCCAGGCGGCCAAGTTCACGCCCGAGGCCTATCAGGCGCGACTGGCCGATCTCTATGGCCGCGTCGGGGTGAGATGA
- a CDS encoding LLM class flavin-dependent oxidoreductase, producing MIPLSILDLAPVPEGSDVSQALANTIDLARHAERLGYHRYWLAEHHNMPGIASAATSVVIGAVAAATRTIRVGAGGVMLPNHAPYVIAEQFGTLAALHPGRIDLGLGRAPGSDMATSRALRRTLQGDVDAFPQDVQELMHWFGPAQDGQRIAAHPGQGQDVPIWILGSSTYGAQLAAHLGLPYAFASHFAPGDLHRALEVYRRTFRPSEQLAKPHVMLGFNVFAAETDEAAQVLFTSVQQAFVNLRSGRPGKLPPPVAGYAEGLSSGERAMIDQALACSAVGSPATVRRQVQAFVEATGADEMMITSQIWDPAARVRSLELLAGAMADAPVAA from the coding sequence ATGATCCCGCTTTCCATACTCGACCTCGCGCCGGTGCCCGAAGGGTCCGACGTGTCCCAGGCCTTGGCCAATACCATCGACCTGGCCCGCCATGCCGAGCGGCTGGGCTATCACCGCTACTGGCTGGCCGAACATCACAACATGCCGGGGATCGCCAGCGCCGCGACCTCGGTGGTGATCGGGGCGGTGGCCGCCGCGACCCGGACGATAAGGGTCGGGGCAGGGGGCGTCATGCTGCCCAACCACGCCCCCTATGTGATCGCCGAGCAGTTCGGCACCCTGGCGGCTCTGCATCCTGGGCGCATCGACCTGGGCCTGGGCCGCGCACCGGGATCCGACATGGCGACCAGCCGGGCTCTGCGCCGGACGCTGCAGGGCGATGTCGATGCCTTTCCGCAGGATGTGCAGGAACTGATGCACTGGTTCGGTCCGGCACAGGACGGCCAGCGCATCGCCGCCCATCCGGGGCAGGGCCAGGACGTGCCGATCTGGATCCTGGGGTCGTCAACCTATGGCGCGCAACTGGCCGCACATCTGGGCCTGCCCTATGCCTTCGCCAGCCATTTTGCGCCGGGCGACCTGCACCGCGCGCTGGAGGTTTATCGCCGGACCTTCCGGCCGTCCGAGCAGTTGGCCAAGCCGCATGTGATGCTGGGCTTCAACGTCTTCGCTGCCGAAACGGACGAGGCAGCGCAGGTGTTGTTCACCTCGGTCCAGCAGGCCTTTGTGAACCTGAGATCGGGTCGTCCCGGCAAGCTGCCGCCGCCCGTAGCCGGCTATGCAGAAGGCCTGAGCTCGGGCGAGCGGGCCATGATCGATCAAGCCCTGGCCTGTTCGGCCGTGGGCTCACCCGCGACCGTGCGCCGTCAGGTTCAGGCCTTTGTCGAGGCTACGGGGGCAGACGAAATGATGATCACGAGCCAGATCTGGGATCCGGCCGCCCGCGTCCGCTCGCTGGAGCTGCTGGCCGGGGCGATGGCGGACGCGCCCGTCGCGGCCTGA
- a CDS encoding ribonucleoside-diphosphate reductase subunit alpha — MAGVEALKTAEFQAVASGTVSDRPQLKVVPSIVLDRSRDELLTAFGKKTLEDRYLLPGESYQDMFARVATAYADDEAVNPGHAQRVYDYMSKLWFMPSTPVLSNGGADRGLPISCFLNAVGDSLDGIQSVWNENVSLASNGGGIGTYWGSVRSIGEKVKGAGQTSGIIPFIRVMDSLTLAISQGSLRRGSAAVYLDVHHPEIEEFLEIRKPSGDFNRKSLNLHHGINITDEFMEAVKAGTTFGLRSPKNQEVLKTVDARSLWQKILEIRLQTGEPYLIFSDTVNRQMPQHQRDLGLKVKQSNLCSEIMLHTGRDHLGIDRTAVCCLSSVNAEMFLEWREEPRFVEDLMRFLDNVLEDFITRAPPSMSAAVYSARRERSVGLGLMGFHSFLQAQGVAFESAMAKSWNMRLFKHLRREADKASRLLAEEKGPCEDAAERGVMERFSHKLAIAPTASISIICGGTSAGIEPIPANIYTHKTLSGSFAVKNPFLERLLEEKGLNTDATWSSILEKEGSVQHLDSLTEDEKAIYKTAFELDQRWVVELAADRTPEICQAQSINLFIPGDVNKWDLHMLHWTAWERGVKSLYYLRSKSVQRAAFAGSEDKAETEVDPNQPDLFSAARTDYDECLACQ, encoded by the coding sequence ATGGCTGGTGTCGAAGCGTTGAAGACGGCGGAATTCCAGGCGGTTGCGTCCGGGACGGTCTCCGACCGACCCCAGCTGAAGGTCGTGCCGTCCATCGTTTTGGACCGGTCGCGCGACGAGCTGCTGACCGCCTTCGGCAAAAAGACGCTGGAAGACCGCTATCTCCTTCCGGGCGAAAGCTATCAGGACATGTTCGCCCGGGTCGCCACCGCCTACGCCGACGATGAAGCGGTGAATCCGGGCCATGCCCAGCGCGTCTATGACTATATGTCCAAGCTGTGGTTCATGCCCTCGACGCCGGTGCTGTCGAACGGCGGGGCCGATCGCGGTCTGCCGATCAGCTGTTTCCTGAATGCCGTCGGCGACAGCCTGGACGGCATCCAATCGGTCTGGAACGAGAACGTTTCACTGGCCTCCAACGGCGGCGGCATCGGCACCTATTGGGGCAGCGTCCGGTCGATCGGCGAGAAGGTCAAGGGCGCAGGCCAGACCAGCGGCATCATCCCCTTCATCCGCGTGATGGACAGCCTGACGCTGGCGATCAGCCAGGGCAGCCTGCGGCGCGGCTCCGCGGCCGTCTACCTGGACGTGCATCACCCCGAGATCGAGGAGTTTCTGGAAATCCGGAAGCCCTCGGGCGACTTCAACCGCAAGTCCCTGAACCTGCACCACGGCATCAACATCACCGACGAGTTCATGGAGGCGGTGAAGGCGGGCACGACCTTCGGCCTGCGTTCGCCCAAGAACCAGGAAGTGCTGAAGACGGTCGATGCGCGCAGCCTGTGGCAGAAGATCCTGGAAATCCGGCTGCAGACCGGAGAGCCCTATCTGATCTTCTCGGACACGGTGAACCGGCAGATGCCGCAGCACCAGCGGGACCTGGGCCTGAAGGTGAAGCAGTCGAACCTGTGCAGCGAGATCATGCTGCACACCGGCCGTGACCACCTGGGCATCGACCGCACGGCCGTCTGCTGCCTGTCGTCGGTCAATGCCGAAATGTTCCTGGAATGGCGCGAGGAGCCGCGCTTCGTCGAGGACCTGATGCGGTTCCTGGACAATGTGCTGGAAGACTTCATCACCCGCGCCCCGCCGTCGATGTCGGCGGCCGTCTATTCCGCACGCCGCGAGCGGTCGGTGGGCCTGGGCCTGATGGGCTTCCACTCCTTCCTCCAGGCCCAGGGCGTGGCTTTTGAATCGGCCATGGCCAAGTCGTGGAACATGCGGCTGTTCAAACACCTGCGCCGCGAGGCCGACAAGGCCAGCCGCCTGCTGGCCGAGGAAAAGGGCCCGTGCGAGGATGCGGCCGAGCGTGGCGTGATGGAGCGGTTCAGCCACAAGCTGGCCATCGCCCCGACCGCCTCCATCAGCATCATCTGCGGTGGTACCAGCGCGGGGATCGAGCCGATCCCGGCCAATATCTATACCCACAAGACCCTGTCGGGCTCGTTCGCCGTCAAGAACCCCTTCCTGGAGCGACTGCTGGAAGAGAAGGGGCTGAACACCGACGCGACCTGGTCCTCCATTCTGGAGAAAGAGGGCTCGGTCCAGCACCTGGACAGCCTGACCGAGGACGAAAAGGCGATCTACAAGACCGCCTTCGAACTGGATCAGCGCTGGGTGGTCGAACTGGCCGCCGACCGGACGCCGGAAATCTGTCAGGCGCAGTCGATCAACCTGTTCATCCCCGGCGATGTGAACAAGTGGGACCTGCACATGCTGCACTGGACGGCGTGGGAGCGGGGCGTGAAGTCGCTGTATTACCTGCGCTCCAAGTCGGTTCAGCGCGCCGCCTTCGCCGGCAGCGAGGACAAGGCAGAGACCGAGGTCGATCCGAACCAGCCCGACCTGTTCAGCGCTGCCCGCACCGACTACGACGAGTGCCTGGCCTGCCAGTAG